The Eleginops maclovinus isolate JMC-PN-2008 ecotype Puerto Natales chromosome 18, JC_Emac_rtc_rv5, whole genome shotgun sequence genome segment CTCGTCACACAGTTGGAACACTCCAAAGTAGGAAGTGATGCGGTGTTTACCTGTGAACGAGTTATGGGTAGTGTAGTTTCGAAACTTCCCCGCCTTATCATTTTGGACTACAGATAACGTCAAATAAGTTTGCAGTTTAGCCACAATGAGTCATGAGGGGATCGTTTTATCTCAATTTGACCTTTTTAGTCAATATTGTAGTCCCTCATGAGCAGGGGTGTAAATAAACAACTGCTTTTACTCAAACATTAGGTACTTTTTAGGTTTctacttaacttgagtatttttatattatGCCATCCTCAACTTCTACGACCTTTCATTTAATTGAGAACCATTGTGCTaagcaaggcaaggcaagtttatttatatagcacctttcaacacaaggcaatttaaagtgctttacaaacatgaaagacactAAGAGcattaaaaagtcatttaagagcaaagataatgaaataaacacaacaggtataaaatacatgaataaaagtcacggtgcagaataaaagtcactgTGCAATGTCAGacaagaacagttcaattaaaagcagcagcaaaaagaaatgttttcagcctggatttaaaagtagtaagagttgcagcggacctgcagggttctgggagtttgttccagatatctggagcataataactgaacgctgcttctccttatTTAATTCtaactctggggacagaaagctgaaccgttccagaagacctgagagttctggatggttcataatgtagcaggagatcacaaagtattttgggcctaaaccattcagtgcttcataaaccagcagcagaactgtgtaatcaattctctgacagacaggaagccagtgtaaagacctcagaattggagtgatgtgatccactctcttggTGTTAGTGAGTAAAGactgtaaagacaccattacagtagtccagtctactgaagataaaagcatcgACAAGTTTtccagatcctgctgtgacattagtcctttaatctagatttgttcttcaggtgatagtaggtgGACTTAGtgactgttttaatgtgactgttgaaattctggtcagagtccatgactgCACCAAGGTGTTTTAACACTGGTGGAGTGCTAATCACTCTACCAGTGTTAAaacttatttttaataaacaactTTTGGCCGATATCTCAGGATTTCATTTAAGGGaggataaaacacaaaatgtgtccCAAAAAGTATGCATAAatgttaaaagaagaaaagaaaataatctctgaTGAAATgttggcagaaaaaagaaatgctttAAATTAAGAGAAATTGCTTGTTTAACACACACTCCCTTCTGTCATTCACTGTCTGGGTTGACTGCAGTTTATCATTTGTGAAATATCAGTAAAATATCATTTTACCTTAGTCAGGGGTCGTCAGTTTACCTAAAGTAATAAAAAAGGCTACCCAATGAAAAAGGTTTGCAACCCATAGAACTCTGGAAATATCTATATTGGTTATATATTTGgtttaatacacacaaatatttaaaaatgtggggatttgctgcttttttattttttatttcattacttATTGAGAGGTGTTGACAATTGGAAAAACAAGCATTTCAGTCCAGGGCTTTTATTAATGTGATGGCACAAGTCACTATTTTCGAAATGTATACAAACCAACTACTTAAAAATCTACGCAGCAGACCCcggtaaataaatacaaaatcctTAGTGACATTCTTTTCATTAGTGacattctttttaaaatgtcttcacaAATTTAAATAGTAGTCACACAGAACATTTGCAACATGCATTTTACTTTGATAAACGTACAGTTATGTACATGTTCCTGATAATGACTTTTCAATGGAGGAcctttacattacatgtcacttgttagacgcttttatccaaagcgacttataaacattcaatactgtgggcagTCCCTGCAGGAGCAATTTTGGGGTGgagtgtcttgctcagggacacaacgacatgctgactgcagtggggttTCCAGTTATTCTTATTGtgtaaaagagacaaaaactCTTATCAGACAGGgaaccattttattttacaccaTCCTTTTACAGTGTTCATCACATCCAATGTACATGAACCATAAAAAGGGAATTACAGTGTCAATACACCACCACATGTCCATGACCCTGTATGGCAACCCTCTTTTAAAGAAATCCAAAAATGTGTCCCAATATATATTTGGGGGTTTTCGTCCTTTAATACAAGTGCACAAGATGCTAATTATCATCATAAAATAATCCCACAATCGAAGCATGAAATGGAGCATGAAAATATTAAGGTCAGTGAAATACTGGAAATCAGAGGAAAGTTATTTTCTGGagcttttgtaaaatatattatatttcaagGGTGCCATCGCAATTTATTGCAAATGTTTATGTACAACTTAATAATGAACATGCAAGATCAACCACAGGAATACACTATGAATATCATAGCAATCTCCTTTTACAGCTCGAGCACCCACATCCAGAGCTCCCTGATTTGTATCCACCCTTTCTACCCAACCCAATGGGCATATCAAGCTGTACACATGGAAGTACTATGTTTGTgtactgttgttttttcacaCAACAAACAGGGTCATGTCACATAGCAAATAACCCATTGAATCACTTTTTGTTTGGAAGAGGAAAGGACACGAGTTGTCTGTTGATCTCTCTGAGCCGAGCGTCGAGAGTCTCTGTGGTTATTGCGAGATCTGCCATCTGAGTTTGTAGGCTTATGATGACCTCgttctgctcctcttctttgCGGCGGGAGTTGGCGGCCTGCCTGCTGTACTCCAGCACCATGCAGCCACCCCCGATGATGAAGATGATTCCCTCTCCCAGCAGCTCTGCGCCCAGCTCCGCAGCCAGTTCCTCGTTCAGAGGCTTAATGGTGGCACCCCGAAAACCCATGATCCGCATCTTCGTTCTCATCTCGATCCAGTGGTAAACTGTGAAGAGCAGATGCAGTTCCAGTGAGTTAGACtttcagtatttatatttgtaatgatGTAGCTCACATTTGCACTTATTCTtcaaatgatgtcaaaataaCAGTTTAAACCAAATTTTGTGTACCAAAACCTCGCACCATAAACACTTTCTTTCTGTCAGCTATTGGCCTTATTCACGTTTCCTTACATTCTGATACAAGCCATATTCTTGTTTTACTTAAATATTTCTCTTTCTAAAAACGTTCTTAATTTTttgaatgtataataaatatcatAGAAgttctttgcttcttttttaaaatcgAATTCCTTGCATTTATGTATACACCATTATACAGCAATGctaattccttgtatgtgtaaacctgcACTGCAATAATCCTATTTCTGAATCAATAATAAGAGGGTTATAACACTtcaatgaaggaaaaaaatagaacaaatgcATTGAACACAAAAATTACAAGATAAAGTGACAGGATTGATGATGcaaaaaatctattaaaaaatatgaacatatcATAGTATGAAATGGTTAATGATGATATAGTATGGGCTATGAGATATAGCCTAGTATAAGGTGAAATGTAGTAACATAGTATAACAATATCAGGTGTGGCATATAAATATACGATAATAGAAtatcaaatataacaaaaaggtacattttggGTCCTGCAGTTGTCAAGTCTGTGTTATTGTCcatttaaacaatatttaaagagCTCATTGAGCGCTCAGTCTTTTtatcagatatttattttaatgaacgTATCCAACTTTTCTTGACCTCCTACcttaaaaaaggtttaaataaaatgagCCTTCCTTTGTGACCAATTTTATGTTTGGTTTCTATTTCTTTcgttttgtttgtgattttgaaaatgatctGTAACACATGCAGTAGGCTATGAATGACATTGTGACCACACGAATAAACAGTGATGGGTCTAAACATGCCCAAACGAGTAACACAGGTGTGTCTAAACAGAATACTGAGGCTGCTTTGAATCAGTTCATATTCTGATCAGGACGTTTAACAAAATCCATTCACTGTCCTGTAGCGAAAGCTTCATGTAACATTTCAATGACAAACAAGACCCGCCCTCTTCAACCTTGAAGTGCTTCTATTGGTCGAACCGATATACCCATGGAAATGATTAGGTCAACGGTCTTGAAAAGCTACAATCTCATTGGTCGTCCCAGCCTCCTCGCTTTAACTCTCGTCTGACACTGCGATGTAGCGGTCATTGGTAGCCGTTAGCACGGTTACTCACTCTGTGCCGGGGGCAGACAGATGTAATTCTTAAAGAACTCGCTTCTCCGGGCTCCTGCTTTTATTCGGTTCGCTATAGGCTTGCTCATCTGCCTTACTCCGAGGTACAGGAGCTTGGCGATAGGGAAGGCACCGACAACCATCTTGGCGGAAACGCTCGACAAGCGTAGGGCGGGGGACGTAGAGATGACGCAGTGACGTTTATGATTGATAGCCAAAAACGCCAACCACGTGTTTATGACGTCGGGAAAAAAAGCGTCAtatagtattttgttttttaattaatatttgatCAGATTTCACGTtcacaaagtacatttttaaattaattatagATGTTAATAAATGGTGCAGAACTTTCAGTTTACATACTAATTTTTCATATAGTTAATTTACCCCCCGAAATCGTTGTTCTGGggtttattgttttgcattGCAGTTTTCCAATacaattcatgtttaaaaaaaacactcgtGTGAAAAATGGACTCACCTCTACTGTGGATTAATTTTGTAGGTCTAGAGAATTTAGGTAGAGACTGGCGCTTTGTTGGAAGAGGTCCATTTATTTAAGTGATGTAACTGTACCTAAATATTTGGTGATATTTGTCTGATTTAACCCCAATAATTTCCCCAAAAGACTTGGTAAAAATGTTAGGTTTCTGAGGTAATTTACTATGTAAACCTAACAATACCACATTCACAATGTAGATGTACTAGCCCTCTGTGTCAAAAGTTAATACATTTAAGTCCTGACCCAGAATAAATGGACTTTATTTGTATCTTAAAGGACATACGTTTTTTTATTATGATGCACATTTAAGGTTAATGAATGGATAGACGAATGGATTGGTGTAGCCTTTGTTAGAGGATTTTAATATCAGTATCTCCTACTTCAGAGATTAGATATTTtggttcattttaattttataaaTTTAGCAATGAACTAACAAATACAACATAACTTTGTGGGGCAGTTTAGCCTCcgtaaaaaacaaaagtgaagaatgtcactaaatacatttttgctcTCACACTGTGGTCACCAACAAGTCCTTTAAATGTTCACATTGTCTTTAAGTTTACCAAATTGggtaaaaacatattaaatggTTAAAAGAACAAAATCTTCTGTGCTTACCTTAAAAGCAAATCAGAGCTTTGTGCTGCTAAAGTGAGCCACAGACAGATGACAGTGTTTacagcaggagagagaaaagcttTCATGGAAACACTCAACATAGCAACTGCAGCTTTTTTGTTTGGGAACACAAAGGTCTATGGTTCGAATCCCATGGTGACCAAGACCTGCTTGCCAAAGATGAAgccatacagtggggcaaaaaagtatttagtcagccaccaattgtgcaagttctcccatttaaaaagatgagagaggcctgtaatttttatcataggtatacctcaactatgagagacaaaatgagaaaaaaaaatccagaaaatcacattgtaggattttttatgaatttattttcaaatgattgtggaaaataagtatttggtcaataacaaaagttcatctcaatactttgttatataccctttgttggcaatgacagaggtcaaaggttttctgtaagtcttcacaaggttttcacacactgttgctggtgttttggcccattcctccatgcagatctcctctaaagcagtgatgttttggggctgtcgctgggcaacacggacttgcaactccctccaaagattttctatggggttgagatctggagactggctaggccactccaggaccttgaaatgcttcttacgaagccactccttcgttgccctggcggtgtgtttgggatcattgtcatgctgaaagacccagccacgcttcatcttcagtgcccttgctgatggaaggaggttttcactcaaaatctcacgatacatggccccattcattctttcctttacacggatcagtcgtcctggtccctttgcagaaaaacagccccaaagcatgatgtttccacccccatgcttcacagtaggtatggtgttctttggatgcaactctgcattctttctcctccaaacacgacgagttgagtttttaccaaaaagctctattttggtttcatctgaccatatgacattctcccaatcctctactggatcatccaaatgccctctagcaaacttcagacgggcctggacatgtactggcttaagcagggggacacgtctggaactgcaggatttaagtccctggcggcgtagtgtgttactgatggtagcctctgttactttggtcccagctctctgcaggtcattcactaggtccccccgtgtggttctgggatttttgctcaccattcttgtgatcatgttgaccccacggggtgagatcttgcgtggagccccagatcgagggagattagcagtcttgtatgtcttccattttctaataattgctcccacagttgatttcttcacaccaagctgcttacctattgcacattcagttttcccagcctggtgcaggtctacaattttgtctctggtctcctttgacagctctttggtcttggccatagtggagtttggagtatgactgtttgaggttgtggacaggtgtcttttatactgataacgagttcaaaaaggtgccattaatacaggtaacgagtggaggacagaggggcctcttaaagaagaagttacaggtctgtgagagccagaaatcttgcttgtttgttattgaccaaatacttattttaccgaggaatttaccaattaattctttaaaaatcagacaatgtgatttcctggatttctttttctcattttgtctctcatagttgaggtatacctatgataaaaattacaggcctctctcatctttttgaatgggagaacttgcacaattgatggctgactaaatacttttttgccccactgtatatgcatgagaccagaggagggagaagtactcagatgttgttcttgagtaaaagtagaattaccAGGGTTTAATACTCTGTTACaactaaaagtcctgcattcaaaatgtgcctccagtaaaagtagaaagtactctcatctaaatgtacttaaagtagcgacagtaaaagtagtcattgtttgattggtccatttcagaataatatctctgatgtgttttataattattgatcattaaagtgttctcagagctggtaaaggtgcagctagtttgaatggctttgtatactgcagggtagctgctggatttactccaggtgaactaaagtctgatttaagggttgattatatataccatcattaatccagatctgtaaagtaactaaagggattaaatgaatgtagtggatTTACAGTACATAAAtgacctctgaattgtagagtagaagtacaaagtatcataaaatgcaaatactacagtaaatgtacttagttactttacaccactgcatgTAACATATTTTTTCATAGCTATATGCTCAAGTATAGATCTGACTTATTATTTGTCATATAAATGCAGGCCTATATAAAAACTATACTTCAAAATTATGTAAACACTTATTTTGAAGTAGATTggtctgtctgtgttgtgtcATTTATAATATTCTATGActatatgtgtatattttacTCTTTCAATGGTTTGTGTACatgccatttaaaaataaataatctgagAGCAATAAGATATACTTGATCTTATGTATATTTAATCTAATGCATtcatttgacagctttagttgtTCCACATATTCAGATTACTAGCTGatgcaaaatataattaaacatttaaatataattaaagataaatattttcctcagcagtaaataaagtaattatattGATCTCCACTTTACAGCTGTGATTaacaaatgaatgcatcaatagTCATAATCCAGGATATACGATTCTGATATACGCCATTACATGTAATAAGCAGTTCAACTTTTgctacttttatattttgatgccaatagcgttcttctgtatttttaattaaagaaagaTTTTAATTGCAATTCCTTTACTCATAAAGTAGTTTTACAATTTAGCATTGCTTAAGTACAACACCTCTGTTTAGACTTCTGTATGGGTTAACATTCAGGGTTATAAATATCTATCTAGACCTACAGCTATTGTGCCGTTGTAAATCACAGAACATGTGAACTACCTGTTCTTTACTTGACAGAATGTGTCAACATAAAATGGATTGTATGCCTCACCTGGGCCAGCTGTGCAGGAACACCTGGCTCGGgttacagcagcagagaggcgGGGGGTTGGGGGTGGACTTTGAGCCGGAATGACTCTCGTTCAGGAGGCTGCGCAGGATGACTGCATGTCTGGAGCAACTCAGAGAAACACTGCCCGACTACAGGAAGGCTAGAAACTCTGAACAGGGCGCTGTTCCCCTCTGGAATTTGGGACAGGGGAACAATAAGGCTCTGATTTCCTGAGGTAAGGACGTTTATTGTGTAGCTCCTTTCTGTGTGGGAATACTGCGCGAAGTAAAAAAAGATTGTCATTATAAAATCGCAGCTGTTGAGCGCTGTTGTTGAGATGTCGTACTTTCAGAACTGTTTCCCATGAATAACTCTTTCCATGGTTCATTGCGAGGAGCAGTGCTGGAAGAAATACTCCATGTTTTAGTTAACTAAATGTAGTGAAACCAGTGTGGAAGTACTAGGTTACCAGTAAAAGtaatgcattcaaaatcttacttaagtaaaagtgaaaatgtattaCTGTTGAATATACTTGAAgaaccaaaagaaaaaatactcATTTTGCAGAATGGACATTTTACCAACACTCTACATCACTGGATTTGAATAAATTATCCATTAAAAGTAATTTTGCAGCTGGTTGGGCTCATTTTAGTCACTTTTTATACTGTCAGTTCTGTTAATCCATAATAGAAAATCTGAATGTATTagctgattattatttttatattaatcaTATGAAATTGCAGGTAACTaatgttgtcaaataaatgctGTGGTGCGAAAAGTACTTTTTTGCaacaaaatgtagtggagtacgagtaaaaagtagcataaaatgaaaatacttaagtgaagtacaaatacctcaaaattgtgCTTAAgttttgttcttgagtaaatgtacttagttactttccaccatgGTGAGGAGTCTTGAATGCGAGGAGGAGCTAGTTCTCAAACTAATGGAAATCAGATGTTAGCATTTCTGCCATGCCTCTAAACCACAGACCAAGTCTTCAACTACTGGACAGGATACACTGATGTGCAGCTAGTAGTGTACAGcaccctgttttattttacaattaagTTGTGTGACTTCAGTCATTGTAATTTAATGATTATGAATATCACCATTATGTGGTGTTGTTGCTGGACGTTCACTATATTGTGCAGATCATTATTTTTGAAGTTCCCCACTGTTTCCTGCAAGTGAGCAGTTCAAAGTGTCAGTTATGTGCGCATTAGCAGGGCTGCTAATCTACCAGTAAACCCAACCTTCCTGTCAGAACAGGAGTTACATGGCATGTCTCCAAGTTGTGTTCTGTTTGATCTGGGACTAAATCAAAAACCAGCTGTGCTGCATTGCCCGATGCACTTGGTGTGCTCCTGAGAAATCCTACCGTGCATGctcacacatgcaaacacacatttggtaATGGCCCTGCTCTGTGCTCAGTGCACCCCAGCACAAGTCGACACTCTGCAGGGATTAGACAGGACATGTAATTTACCAGAAATGTTTGTTATGTTGTGTGGCACTGAGAGATTCCTGAGTCACATGAGGTACGGAACAATATTGCTCTAGAATTGAAGACAATAGCTGAGATAGTGCTGAAGCGACTTTGCCAAAGGAGAGATTGTAGCATCAGCatccaaaaaaaggaaagaagttgTGTTGTTAAGGGTTTAGCTGTTGTCCTCTCGGACATGTCCATTTTTCAGTGTTTCCACTGTGTCGGTGCCATCTCTCGGACCTGAAAATGGATCCAGAATCAAAAGTCTTGTGGCTCTGAGGTTAAATTGGAAATTGACAAGGATTAACTTTAGCAATAATCCGTTGAGAAGTGGCCCCAAGAACGCAGGGTGGCTCGAACGTGAGCTCATTTGCTTTCATCAGTCGATTGTAACAGCAGCAAACTGCTTCAGAAGCGTaagctgtttttctgttgttttttgtatacTCCAAAAATCAGGTGGAATCGATCCATAGGCTACACAAGTTTTCATATTATAGAATTTCAGAAGATAGATCATAGTAAAAGATGCGTCGGTATAATAGGTTGGTAGAAAACGCGTAATACCACAATGAAAGCAACAAGTACTCATTCAAAGCATTTATACGGAATAATCAACATGCCATACGTCAGATTTGAGATACAATCCTAATTCaagtattatttgttttgttggctCCAGTTTGACTGGCTTTGGTGGCTATGTTAACATCATCCATACGTATAAGGGGACGTTACTGGTGTACCAGAGACCGGTTACTTTGCTCCTGTGGTTAAGTTAAATCATGCCTCATTGTTTAAGGAGGTTGCTTTTGGCAATGACAGATCCTGTCATAATTAGAATGTGCAACATGTGTAGGTGCGTTCTTGTGTTTTCGTGTAGGCAGAACTAAGTCAGCGGTGAGGATGTAATCATGAATATAAGTCATTTGGGTGAGGTTTTGTACATAAGAAACTTACAGTTGATGGGATCAGCAACATCATGATATGATTATTATGTGAGCCATTTGGCTGCATGCCAGCCTATACTcaaaaaaacaaggtttaattcaatttttacttttacttgctTTTACCAAAAGCGACTTACATCCACTCAATACTGCCCCCACGGAAGAAATTTGGGGTTAAATTTCTTGCCCACGGACACTTTGACACGCTGACTGCAGTGGGTGTCAAAGTGTTATTGAACCGGTGTTCCCATGATCTGAAGATCAGCGCACTGACCcgcagtgacatcactctgtaccacttgcgcttctattggctagagctccaactcattgtaggtgataggctaaggggagggacctctcttagcagttgaccaCTCACAACAGacccggccagctaaccaatcagagcagactgggctctggtttcagacagtgaaaacaggtgctgcagcacaggcagtatgagaaaaataaagagcttttttaacataaaaacttgtaaatatgtcacagtagaggcacaaaatagaaatataatcctgaaaatgagcagaatatgtcttATTTAATCCAATTATTTTCTACTAATTAGTTTAACATATTGTAATTTGTCAACCGTTTCTGCACAAATGAGTTTGGTACACCCGAtatatttttatgaatttattttcttcactattttggtttttatttttgttaaacttACACAACAGCTCATGGATTTTAGCAAAAAATCTGATCAGTACTTCATGGCTGTTTTATCAGTTTTCTAATCTGTATAATCTGATCACTCTTTCTGTGGTTGTGGCAGATACTGGAAACCAAATCACACAACATGATCTCCTTCCTAGATCCCTGTGACACAGATTACTCATGTTGTACACAATAACTATAAACAaataatttcctcttttttcttgcACAATTAGCCTGGATCTCCTATCAGCATATA includes the following:
- the opa3 gene encoding optic atrophy 3 protein homolog, with product MVVGAFPIAKLLYLGVRQMSKPIANRIKAGARRSEFFKNYICLPPAQIYHWIEMRTKMRIMGFRGATIKPLNEELAAELGAELLGEGIIFIIGGGCMVLEYSRQAANSRRKEEEQNEVIISLQTQMADLAITTETLDARLREINRQLVSFPLPNKK